A stretch of Lysobacter sp. K5869 DNA encodes these proteins:
- a CDS encoding 5-oxoprolinase subunit PxpA, producing the protein MSARIDFNCDLGEGCGDDAAILPYVSSANIACGGHAGDEATMRETLRLCRAHGVAAGAHPGYEDREHFGRRALALSREQVAMLVTGQLARLAAIAADEDMVLTHVKPHGALYNLAADDRTVAEAIAAAVAEFDPRLIVFGLAQSELTDAAQRLGLRVAHEVFAERGYAANGRLLPRGQPGAVIESLDEAIAQVRELALHGRVRAAGGDTIALRADTLCLHGDRSDAPQFARAVRAALEADGVSVAAW; encoded by the coding sequence ATGTCCGCACGCATCGACTTCAATTGCGATCTCGGCGAAGGCTGCGGCGACGACGCGGCGATCCTGCCCTACGTAAGCTCGGCCAACATCGCCTGCGGCGGCCATGCCGGCGACGAGGCGACGATGCGCGAGACCCTGCGCCTGTGCCGCGCCCACGGCGTCGCCGCCGGCGCGCATCCGGGCTATGAAGACCGCGAGCATTTCGGCCGCCGCGCGCTGGCGCTGTCGCGCGAGCAGGTGGCGATGCTGGTGACCGGCCAGCTCGCGCGCTTGGCCGCCATCGCCGCCGACGAAGACATGGTGCTGACCCACGTCAAACCGCACGGCGCGCTCTACAACCTCGCCGCCGACGACCGCACCGTGGCCGAAGCCATCGCCGCCGCGGTGGCCGAATTCGATCCGCGCCTGATCGTGTTCGGCCTCGCCCAATCCGAACTCACCGACGCGGCGCAGCGGCTGGGCTTGCGCGTCGCCCACGAAGTGTTCGCCGAGCGCGGCTACGCGGCCAACGGCCGCCTGCTGCCGCGCGGCCAGCCCGGCGCGGTGATCGAATCGCTCGACGAGGCCATCGCCCAGGTGCGCGAACTCGCCCTGCACGGGCGCGTGCGCGCGGCCGGCGGCGACACCATCGCCCTGCGCGCCGACACCTTGTGCCTGCACGGCGACCGCAGCGACGCGCCGCAGTTCGCGCGCGCCGTGCGCGCGGCGCTGGAGGCCGACGGCGTGAGCGTCGCGGCCTGGTGA
- the apbC gene encoding iron-sulfur cluster carrier protein ApbC, whose product MSEQLQSSIAALPLPDTDLSLADSGARVRAGAAEGRVAVSITAGFALDGMRAGLETAIAAALAPQGLALASLELISRIVSHAVQPKLSPLANVRNLIAVGSGKGGVGKSTTAVNLALALAGDGARVGVLDADIYGPSVPTMLGAHGKPDSPDGKHIEPLRAHGIEAMSIGPLVEQDTPMIWRGPMATSALTTLLNDTQWGELDYLIVDLPPGTGDIQLTLAQKIPVAGAVIVTTPQDVATLDARKALRMFEKVEVPVLGLIENMAVHVCSNCGHAEHLFGEGGGARMAAQYAVPLLGSLPLEIAIREQGDAGVPLVAAQPDSAAARAYRGAARRLAAELARRPRVAPSISASLV is encoded by the coding sequence ATGAGCGAGCAACTGCAGTCTTCGATCGCGGCGCTGCCGCTGCCCGACACCGACCTGAGCCTGGCCGACAGCGGCGCGCGCGTGCGCGCCGGCGCGGCCGAGGGCCGGGTCGCGGTGTCCATCACCGCCGGTTTCGCCCTGGACGGCATGCGCGCCGGGCTGGAGACGGCCATCGCCGCCGCGCTGGCGCCGCAAGGGCTGGCGCTGGCCAGCCTGGAACTGATCTCGCGCATCGTCTCGCACGCGGTCCAGCCCAAGCTGTCGCCGCTGGCGAACGTGCGCAATCTGATCGCGGTCGGTTCCGGCAAGGGCGGGGTCGGCAAGTCGACCACCGCGGTCAATCTGGCCCTCGCGTTGGCGGGCGACGGCGCCCGCGTCGGCGTGCTCGACGCCGACATCTACGGCCCCAGCGTACCGACCATGCTCGGCGCCCACGGCAAGCCCGACAGCCCGGACGGCAAGCACATCGAGCCGCTGCGCGCGCACGGCATCGAGGCGATGTCGATCGGCCCGCTGGTCGAACAGGACACGCCGATGATCTGGCGCGGCCCGATGGCGACCTCGGCGCTGACCACGCTGCTCAACGACACCCAGTGGGGCGAACTGGATTACCTGATCGTCGATCTGCCGCCCGGCACCGGCGACATTCAGCTGACCCTGGCGCAGAAGATTCCGGTCGCCGGCGCGGTCATCGTGACCACGCCGCAGGACGTGGCCACGCTCGACGCGCGCAAGGCGCTGCGCATGTTCGAGAAGGTCGAAGTGCCGGTGCTGGGCCTGATCGAGAACATGGCCGTGCACGTGTGCTCGAACTGCGGCCACGCCGAGCATCTGTTCGGCGAAGGCGGCGGCGCGCGCATGGCCGCGCAATACGCGGTGCCGCTGCTCGGCAGCCTGCCGCTGGAGATCGCGATCCGCGAGCAGGGCGACGCCGGCGTGCCGCTGGTCGCGGCCCAGCCCGATTCGGCGGCGGCGCGCGCCTACCGCGGCGCGGCGCGCCGGCTGGCCGCGGAACTGGCGCGGCGGCCGCGGGTGGCGCCGTCGATTTCCGCCTCGCTGGTGTAA
- the dcd gene encoding dCTP deaminase: MSIKSDRWIRRMSERPAGMIEPFEPGQVKQSADGQRIVSYGTSSYGYDVRCSREFKVFTNINSTIVDPKHFDSGSFVDVESDVCIIPPNSFALARTVEYFRIPRDVLVVCLGKSTYARCGIIVNVTPLEPEWEGHVTLEFSNTTPLPARIYANEGVAQMLFFQSDEVCDTSYKDRGGKYQGQVGVTLPRT; encoded by the coding sequence ATGAGCATCAAGTCCGACCGCTGGATCCGCCGCATGTCCGAACGGCCCGCCGGCATGATCGAGCCGTTCGAACCCGGTCAGGTCAAGCAGTCCGCCGACGGCCAGCGCATCGTCAGCTACGGCACCTCCAGCTACGGCTACGACGTGCGTTGCTCGCGCGAGTTCAAGGTGTTCACCAACATCAACTCGACCATCGTCGATCCCAAGCATTTCGACAGCGGCAGCTTCGTCGACGTGGAATCGGACGTGTGCATCATCCCGCCGAACTCGTTCGCGCTGGCGCGCACGGTCGAGTACTTCCGCATTCCGCGCGACGTGCTGGTGGTGTGCTTGGGCAAGAGCACCTACGCGCGCTGCGGCATCATCGTCAACGTGACCCCGCTGGAACCGGAGTGGGAAGGCCACGTGACCTTGGAATTCAGCAACACCACGCCGCTGCCGGCGCGCATCTACGCCAACGAGGGCGTGGCGCAGATGCTGTTCTTCCAGTCCGACGAAGTCTGCGACACCTCGTACAAGGATCGCGGCGGCAAGTACCAGGGCCAGGTCGGCGTGACCTTGCCGCGCACCTGA
- a CDS encoding DUF2147 domain-containing protein, whose translation MRKQLLALLLLALPAAAFAQVSPLGTWTTIDDKTNKPKSVVEIYEAKDGSLAGRVNEVLQSERGPNPLCDKCDGERKGKPVKGMVILWGIRKSGDTWEGGKILDPATGKIYSVKVTPQDAGKKLEVRGFIGFSLIGRSQTWMRHE comes from the coding sequence ATGCGTAAACAATTGCTCGCCCTGCTGCTGCTCGCGCTGCCGGCGGCGGCGTTCGCCCAGGTTTCGCCGCTCGGCACCTGGACCACGATCGACGACAAGACCAACAAGCCCAAGTCGGTGGTCGAGATCTACGAGGCCAAGGACGGCAGCCTCGCCGGCCGGGTCAACGAAGTGCTGCAGTCCGAGCGCGGTCCCAACCCGCTGTGCGACAAGTGCGACGGCGAGCGCAAGGGCAAGCCGGTCAAGGGCATGGTCATCCTGTGGGGCATCCGCAAGAGCGGCGACACCTGGGAAGGCGGCAAGATCCTCGACCCGGCCACCGGCAAGATCTATTCGGTCAAGGTGACCCCGCAGGACGCCGGCAAGAAGCTGGAAGTGCGCGGTTTCATCGGCTTCTCGCTGATCGGCCGCAGCC
- a CDS encoding DUF969 domain-containing protein, with protein sequence MNYWPLIGVAALALGFVLRLNPALVVVAAGFITGLAAKISPLEVLEVLGKAYTEKRFLLLFLLTLPVIGLLERHGLKEHAQRWVARLRGATMGRLLIAYLLMRQLASAVGLNSLGGHPQTVRPLLAPMAEGAAQAGHGDLDEDARQRIRAMAAGTDNVGLFFGEDIFIAFGAVLLIQSFFTEHGLRLDPLHIALWGIPTAICAFLIHCIRVLRFERALVRRLAQQRAAEVAALADQARDA encoded by the coding sequence ATGAACTATTGGCCCCTGATCGGCGTCGCCGCGCTCGCGCTCGGCTTCGTGCTGCGGCTCAATCCGGCCTTGGTGGTGGTCGCCGCCGGCTTCATCACCGGACTGGCGGCGAAGATCTCGCCGCTGGAGGTGCTGGAAGTGCTCGGCAAGGCCTACACCGAGAAACGCTTCCTGCTGCTGTTCCTGCTGACCTTGCCGGTGATCGGCCTACTCGAGCGCCACGGTTTGAAGGAACACGCGCAACGCTGGGTCGCGCGCTTGCGCGGCGCGACCATGGGGCGGCTGTTGATCGCCTACTTGCTGATGCGCCAGCTCGCCTCGGCGGTCGGCCTCAACAGCCTGGGCGGCCATCCGCAGACCGTGCGCCCGCTGCTCGCGCCGATGGCCGAGGGCGCCGCGCAAGCCGGCCACGGCGATCTCGACGAGGACGCCCGCCAGCGCATCCGCGCGATGGCCGCCGGCACCGACAACGTCGGCCTGTTCTTCGGCGAGGACATCTTCATCGCCTTCGGCGCGGTGCTACTGATCCAGAGTTTCTTCACCGAACACGGCTTGCGGCTGGATCCGCTGCACATCGCGCTGTGGGGCATCCCGACCGCGATCTGCGCGTTCCTGATCCACTGCATCCGGGTGCTGCGCTTCGAGCGCGCGCTGGTCCGGCGCTTGGCGCAGCAGCGCGCGGCCGAAGTGGCCGCGCTCGCCGATCAGGCGCGCGACGCATGA
- a CDS encoding TonB-dependent receptor, with the protein MAALNSFGLHRSRLTAALVSAIAFTAAGAASAQTAAPAEGAAASPTDIDAVTVTGSRIKRIGFVTPSPVIGISSEEIRATGAVTIADLMTTLPQLSATYTMGNSTRSIGTAGLGLLDLRGMGTTRTLVLVNGRRHVGGLSGSTAVDINTIPVELIERVEVITGGASAVYGADAVAGVVNFIMKKKFEGYELRAQTGDASEGDFSRSFVSFTGGNEFAGGRGSVVYSAEYSKQDRFGRNDRKIGRENLISMPNPNFDPKLPPSQDNPQRVFMGPGGNSSISYGGTFNAGGKRYQFNPDGTFRPTRYDGPRDGANTCVDCDFVDLNGVADLQPGFDRYSVNTLVNFDINENHKFFFEGKYTKTESDFLSQPSYDQPLRIRRDNAYLSPQLAALMDANGLNSLTDRDKMLQVSRFNVDAGRRGENVERTTQRYVLGLEGYLSENWTYEVSANYGKTEIDRLNLNNRINDRWQAGMDVVRDGSGNLVCRTTLDPNAINPNTGVRYLDLSRQGCVPFSVFGDGAVSRQAADWMNYDAKNRTQLTQKVFSASVANSSVFELPAGGVGFAGGVEWRKESSEERTDPLAAQGLTFLNAIPSRKGEYSVKEIFAETTIPLLADLPGVQRLSMDLAGRYSDYSTVGETKTWNVGLDWAINDSFRVRASLAQAVRAPNIGELFNPQTQNFATINDPCETRPGRRNSVNTAADPALRARNCAALGLPANFQNEYGGNYPGVSGGNPNLDVEEARSFSYGFVWQPEFIQGFGLSVDYWRVNLKDAIGAVSAEQLATRCVDSPGGVGNGFCSMIKRAPAGGYVDPQGRTFPAGSIYNWTALNENLARSRRAGVDIEADYRFEMFGGQASLRFVGTRLISSREWAFQEFPNEYREYLTYVSDPRWRATLNASYKIGNWRASWDMRYIDGNLRVEPWSYQSNPGQVSPIRNGSYTYHNLQVGYKVPNTGLDLYVGADNVFDKDPPLNYFGELAANSNYDTIGRYVYAGATYKF; encoded by the coding sequence ATGGCAGCACTCAACTCGTTCGGCCTGCATCGCAGCAGGCTGACGGCAGCGCTCGTTTCCGCGATCGCCTTCACCGCCGCCGGCGCCGCCAGCGCCCAGACCGCGGCTCCGGCCGAAGGCGCGGCCGCCTCGCCGACCGACATCGACGCGGTCACCGTCACCGGCTCGCGCATCAAGCGCATCGGCTTCGTCACCCCGTCGCCGGTGATCGGCATCAGCTCCGAGGAAATCCGCGCCACCGGCGCGGTGACCATCGCCGACCTGATGACCACCCTGCCGCAGCTGTCGGCCACCTACACCATGGGCAACTCGACCCGCTCGATCGGCACCGCCGGTCTGGGCCTGCTCGACCTGCGCGGCATGGGCACCACCCGCACCCTGGTGCTGGTCAACGGCCGCCGCCACGTCGGCGGTCTGTCGGGTTCGACCGCGGTCGACATCAACACCATCCCGGTCGAGTTGATCGAGCGCGTGGAAGTGATCACCGGCGGCGCTTCGGCCGTCTACGGCGCCGACGCGGTCGCCGGCGTGGTCAACTTCATCATGAAGAAGAAGTTCGAAGGCTACGAGCTGCGCGCCCAGACCGGCGACGCCAGCGAGGGCGACTTCAGCCGCTCCTTCGTCAGCTTCACCGGCGGCAACGAATTCGCCGGCGGCCGCGGCAGCGTGGTGTACTCGGCCGAGTACAGCAAGCAGGACCGCTTCGGCCGCAACGACCGCAAGATCGGGCGCGAAAACCTGATCAGCATGCCGAACCCGAACTTCGACCCGAAGCTGCCGCCGAGCCAGGACAACCCGCAGCGCGTGTTCATGGGCCCGGGCGGCAACTCCAGCATTTCCTACGGCGGTACCTTCAACGCCGGCGGCAAGCGCTACCAGTTCAACCCGGACGGCACCTTCCGCCCGACCCGCTACGACGGTCCGCGCGACGGCGCCAACACCTGCGTCGACTGCGACTTCGTCGACCTCAACGGCGTCGCCGACCTGCAGCCGGGCTTCGACCGCTACAGCGTCAACACCCTGGTGAACTTCGATATCAACGAGAACCACAAGTTCTTCTTCGAAGGCAAGTACACCAAGACCGAGTCGGACTTCCTGTCGCAGCCCAGCTACGACCAGCCGCTGCGCATCCGCCGCGACAACGCTTATCTGTCGCCGCAGCTGGCCGCGCTGATGGACGCCAACGGCCTCAACAGCCTGACCGACCGCGACAAGATGCTGCAGGTCTCGCGCTTCAACGTCGACGCCGGCCGCCGCGGCGAGAACGTCGAGCGCACCACCCAGCGCTACGTTCTGGGCCTGGAAGGCTACCTGAGCGAGAACTGGACCTACGAGGTCTCGGCCAACTACGGCAAGACCGAGATCGACCGCCTCAACCTCAACAACCGCATCAACGACCGCTGGCAGGCCGGCATGGACGTGGTGCGCGACGGCAGCGGCAATCTGGTCTGCCGCACCACGCTGGACCCGAACGCGATCAACCCGAACACCGGCGTGCGCTACCTCGACCTGTCGCGCCAGGGCTGCGTGCCCTTCAGCGTGTTCGGCGACGGCGCGGTCAGCCGTCAGGCGGCGGATTGGATGAACTACGACGCCAAGAACCGCACCCAGCTGACCCAGAAGGTGTTCAGCGCCTCGGTCGCCAACAGCTCGGTGTTCGAGCTGCCGGCCGGCGGCGTCGGCTTCGCCGGCGGCGTGGAATGGCGTAAGGAAAGCAGCGAAGAGCGCACCGATCCGCTGGCCGCGCAGGGCCTGACCTTCCTCAACGCGATCCCGAGCCGCAAGGGCGAGTACAGCGTCAAGGAAATCTTCGCCGAAACCACCATCCCGCTGTTGGCCGATCTGCCGGGCGTGCAGCGCCTGAGCATGGACCTGGCCGGCCGTTACTCCGACTACAGCACGGTCGGCGAGACCAAGACCTGGAACGTCGGCCTGGATTGGGCGATCAACGATTCCTTCCGCGTCCGCGCCAGCCTGGCCCAGGCGGTGCGCGCGCCGAACATCGGCGAGCTGTTCAACCCGCAGACCCAGAACTTCGCCACGATCAACGACCCGTGCGAAACCCGTCCGGGCCGCCGCAACTCGGTCAACACCGCGGCCGATCCGGCGCTGCGCGCGCGCAACTGCGCCGCGCTGGGCCTGCCGGCGAACTTCCAGAACGAGTACGGCGGCAACTACCCCGGCGTCAGCGGCGGCAACCCGAACCTCGACGTGGAAGAAGCGCGTTCGTTCTCCTACGGCTTCGTCTGGCAGCCCGAGTTCATCCAGGGCTTCGGCCTGTCGGTGGACTACTGGCGCGTCAACCTGAAGGACGCGATCGGCGCGGTCAGCGCCGAGCAGCTCGCGACCCGCTGCGTCGACTCGCCCGGCGGCGTCGGCAACGGCTTCTGCTCGATGATCAAGCGCGCTCCGGCGGGCGGCTACGTCGATCCGCAGGGCCGCACCTTCCCGGCCGGCTCGATCTACAACTGGACCGCGCTCAACGAGAACCTCGCCCGTTCGCGCCGCGCCGGCGTGGACATCGAAGCCGACTACCGCTTCGAGATGTTCGGCGGCCAGGCCTCGCTGCGCTTCGTCGGCACGCGCCTGATCTCCTCGCGCGAGTGGGCGTTCCAGGAGTTCCCGAACGAGTACCGCGAATACCTGACCTACGTCAGCGATCCGCGTTGGCGCGCCACCCTCAACGCCAGCTACAAGATCGGCAACTGGCGCGCGAGCTGGGACATGCGCTACATCGACGGCAACCTGCGCGTGGAGCCGTGGAGCTACCAGAGCAACCCGGGCCAGGTCAGCCCGATCCGCAACGGTTCCTACACCTACCACAACCTGCAGGTCGGCTATAAGGTCCCGAACACCGGTCTGGACCTGTACGTCGGCGCCGACAACGTGTTCGACAAGGATCCGCCGCTGAACTACTTCGGCGAGCTGGCCGCCAACTCGAACTACGACACCATCGGCCGCTACGTGTACGCCGGCGCGACCTACAAGTTCTAA
- a CDS encoding DUF5668 domain-containing protein, with translation MKSHVVGALILIVIGTLFLLNNLGFTNLSVTKLLVTWWPAILIAVGLGLLFKRN, from the coding sequence ATGAAATCCCACGTCGTCGGCGCCCTGATCCTGATCGTCATCGGCACCTTGTTCCTGCTCAACAACCTGGGCTTCACCAATCTCAGCGTGACCAAGCTGCTGGTCACGTGGTGGCCGGCGATCCTGATCGCGGTCGGCCTGGGCCTGCTGTTCAAGCGCAACTGA
- a CDS encoding DUF979 domain-containing protein: MIGLNFVYWLLGLYFGALAWRGARDAGNPRRWTTAAFWGLIAALMVLAEHLPNTVVGGCVVVLALLAGFGGLGRGRYAETTQEEKTGESLRLGNRLFWPALLIPAVTLAVALGLKYVRIGERPLLETANITLIGLAFACIVALLAACRLTRQTPWSGVEQSRRLVDAIGWAALLPLLLATLGSVFEAGGVGQAVAGVVRMAIPVDNAFAVVVAYAVGMALFAVIMGNAFAAFPVMTGGIALPLLVGHHHADPAPLAAIGMLSGYCGTLFSPMAANFNLVPAALLELKDPYGVIRAQWPTGAVLLACNVLLMYWIALR, from the coding sequence ATGATCGGCCTGAACTTCGTCTACTGGCTGCTGGGCCTGTACTTCGGCGCGTTGGCCTGGCGCGGCGCGCGCGACGCCGGCAATCCGCGGCGCTGGACCACGGCCGCGTTCTGGGGCCTGATCGCCGCGCTGATGGTCCTGGCCGAGCACCTGCCGAACACCGTCGTCGGCGGCTGCGTGGTCGTGCTGGCGCTGCTGGCCGGCTTCGGCGGCCTCGGCCGCGGACGCTACGCGGAAACCACCCAGGAAGAGAAAACCGGCGAATCGCTGCGCCTGGGCAATCGCCTGTTCTGGCCGGCGCTGCTGATTCCCGCGGTCACCTTGGCGGTCGCGCTCGGCCTGAAATACGTGCGCATCGGCGAGCGGCCGCTGCTGGAAACCGCCAACATCACCCTGATCGGCCTGGCCTTCGCCTGCATCGTCGCCCTGCTCGCCGCCTGCCGCTTGACCCGGCAGACGCCGTGGAGCGGCGTGGAGCAATCGCGCCGGCTGGTCGACGCGATCGGCTGGGCCGCGCTGCTGCCGCTGCTGCTGGCCACGCTCGGCAGCGTGTTCGAGGCCGGCGGCGTCGGTCAGGCCGTGGCCGGCGTGGTGCGCATGGCGATTCCGGTCGACAACGCCTTCGCCGTGGTCGTCGCCTACGCGGTCGGCATGGCGCTGTTCGCGGTCATCATGGGCAACGCCTTCGCCGCGTTCCCGGTGATGACCGGCGGCATCGCCCTGCCCTTGTTGGTCGGCCACCACCACGCCGATCCGGCGCCGCTGGCGGCGATCGGCATGCTCTCGGGCTATTGCGGCACGCTGTTCTCGCCGATGGCGGCCAACTTCAATCTGGTGCCGGCGGCCTTGCTCGAACTCAAGGACCCGTACGGCGTGATCCGCGCGCAGTGGCCCACCGGCGCGGTCCTGCTGGCCTGCAACGTGCTGCTGATGTATTGGATCGCGCTGCGATGA
- the pcp gene encoding pyroglutamyl-peptidase I — protein sequence MTADVHNGDFADAPVLLTGFEPFGGEADNPSWDAVRRLHGERIGGRRVVAERLPVAFGASLQRLRECLDASRPALVLCVGQAGGRAQLSIERVAINVDDARIADNLGARPIDEPVIGDGPAAYFSTLPIKALRAALLDAGLPAEISQTAGTYVCNHVFYGLMHELHRRGDARVRGGFIHIPYSPAQAARHAGAPSLDADSVVRALRAMVETALATDVDRRLAGGAEH from the coding sequence ATGACCGCCGATGTCCACAACGGCGATTTCGCCGACGCGCCGGTGCTGCTGACCGGCTTCGAGCCGTTCGGCGGCGAAGCCGACAATCCGAGCTGGGACGCGGTGCGGCGCCTGCACGGCGAGCGCATCGGCGGCCGCCGCGTCGTCGCCGAACGCTTGCCGGTGGCGTTCGGCGCGTCGCTGCAGCGCTTGCGCGAATGCCTCGACGCATCGCGCCCGGCGCTGGTGCTGTGCGTCGGCCAAGCCGGCGGCCGCGCGCAGTTGTCGATCGAACGCGTGGCGATCAACGTCGACGACGCGCGCATCGCCGACAACCTCGGCGCGCGGCCCATCGACGAGCCGGTGATCGGCGACGGCCCGGCGGCGTACTTCAGCACCCTGCCGATCAAGGCGCTGCGCGCGGCGCTGCTGGATGCCGGACTGCCCGCGGAGATCTCCCAGACCGCCGGCACCTACGTGTGCAATCACGTGTTCTACGGGCTGATGCACGAACTGCACCGGCGCGGCGACGCGCGGGTTCGGGGCGGCTTCATCCACATTCCGTATTCTCCCGCGCAAGCCGCGCGCCATGCCGGCGCGCCGAGCCTGGACGCCGACAGCGTGGTCCGCGCCCTGCGCGCGATGGTCGAAACCGCGCTGGCGACGGACGTCGACCGCCGGCTCGCCGGCGGTGCGGAACACTGA
- a CDS encoding RDD family protein yields the protein MDPQNPYQSPQSQLTAPGGGDDELADRGIRLVAAIIDGVIMMVVMLPLMFIGGYFNAVMEAAQSGHQPYGLQIAWGIGGLLLFFAVQYLPLSQNGQTWGKKVMKIKIVDQDGNKPDLATLMGKRYLFQQGVGLIPCLGPIVILVDVLMIFREDRRCLHDQIAGTRVVVAR from the coding sequence ATGGACCCGCAAAACCCTTACCAGAGCCCGCAATCGCAGCTGACCGCGCCGGGCGGCGGCGATGACGAGCTGGCCGACCGCGGCATCCGCCTGGTCGCCGCGATCATCGACGGCGTCATCATGATGGTGGTGATGCTGCCGCTGATGTTCATCGGCGGCTATTTCAACGCGGTCATGGAAGCCGCCCAGAGCGGGCACCAGCCGTACGGCCTGCAGATCGCCTGGGGCATCGGCGGCCTGCTGCTGTTCTTCGCCGTGCAGTACCTGCCCCTGAGCCAGAACGGCCAGACCTGGGGCAAGAAGGTCATGAAGATCAAGATCGTCGACCAGGACGGCAACAAGCCGGACCTGGCCACGCTGATGGGCAAGCGCTATCTGTTCCAGCAGGGCGTCGGCCTGATTCCGTGCCTGGGCCCGATCGTCATTCTGGTGGACGTGCTGATGATCTTCCGCGAAGACCGTCGCTGCCTGCACGACCAGATCGCCGGCACCCGCGTGGTGGTCGCGCGCTGA